In one Arachis duranensis cultivar V14167 chromosome 9, aradu.V14167.gnm2.J7QH, whole genome shotgun sequence genomic region, the following are encoded:
- the LOC107465532 gene encoding uncharacterized protein LOC107465532, with amino-acid sequence MTPFSQDLEKNWMSLPRDKAEFSNGVNDFLDFAYSIGYPQGEEILCPCAKCCNFLWHKRQTIYIHLIAFGFVNGYTRWIHHGESVVGMDVDSDSNNEIDSESETNSYDDMDALLNDRFRDVAQAEGIKEGMNEDAKKFYNLVEEASKELYPGCDGFSTLSFTIRLYLLKCQHGCSNASFTSLLELLKEAIPNLNIPTSFNKAKTMVRDLGLDYKKIDAYPNDCMLYWKEYEKDTSCHECGASCWIVHPVVEANVLPSKKYHNIPVKTLRHFPLIPRLQRLFMCSAIAKSMRWHDEERRKDEKLRHPADGQSWKDFDNRHTNFALDPRNVRLGLLSDGFNPYRTMSISHSTWPVVLMAYNLPPWMSMKQEYFMLSLLIPGPKSPGNDIDIYLQPLIEELKELWEVGVETYDASKNETFQMYAALMWTISDFLAYAMLSGWSTKGKLACPCCNHETCSNYLKYSRKTCYMGHRAFLPEDHPWRANKRSFNEKVEYRQAPPLLSGTEALSQLEYVDNSFGKLKPKKDGPWKKRSIFFDLPYWQYNTSRHNLDVMHIEKNIVDSILGTLLDISGKTKDHTNARYDLQ; translated from the exons ATGACTcc gTTTTCCCAAGACCTAGAGAAAAATTGGATGAGTTTACCGAGAGATAAAGCCGAGTTTAGTAACGGTGTCAATGACTTCTTAGACTTTGCTTACTCCATCGGATACCCACAAGGAGAGGAAATCTTATGCCCTTGTGCAAAGTGTTGTAATTTCTTGTGGCACAAAAGACAAACAATTTATATTCATTTGATTGCCTTTGGATTCGTTAATGGTTATACGAGATGGATTCATCATGGGGAAAGCGTAGTCGGCATGGATGTTGATAGCGATAGCAATAATGAGATTGACAGTGAGAGTGAGACTAACTCGTACGACGACATGGACGCCTTGTTGAACGATAGATTTCGGGATGTGGCACAAGCGGAAGGGATAAAAGAAGGTATGAATGAAGATGCAAAGAAATTCTATAACTTGGTTGAAGAGGCTAGCAAAGAACTGTATCCCGGTTGCGACGGGTTTTCTACGTTGTCTTTCACCATCCGATTATACTTGTTAAAGTGTCAACATGGGTGTAGTAATGCCTCTTTTACTTCTCTCTTGGAGTTGCTAAAAGAAGCTATTCCTAACTTAAATATTCCTACTTCTTTCAATAAAGCCAAGACTATGGTGAGAGATTTGGGTCTTGACTATAAAAAGATTGATGCATACCCGAACGATTGCATGCTATATTGGAAAGAGTACGAGAAGGACACATCTTGTCATGAATGTGGCGCTTCGTGTTGGATTGTGCATCCTGTAGTTGAAGCTAATGTTTTGCCttcaaaaaaatatcacaaTATTCCTGTGAAGACGTTGCGACACTTTCCCCTAATTCCCAGGCTTCAAAGACTATTCATGTGCTCAGCAATAGCTAAAAGCATGAGGTGGCATGATGAAGAACGCAGAAAAGATGAGAAGTTAAGGCATCCCGCTGATGGACAGTCATGGAAGGACTTTGACAATCGTCATACAAATTTTGCTCTCGATCCCCGTAATGTGAGACTTGGCTTGTTAAGTGACGGATTCAATCCATATCGAACCATGAGCATATCTCATAGCACATGGCCTGTTGTTTTAATGGCTTATAATTTGCCGCCATGGATGTCTATGAAACAGGAATACTTTATGTTGTCGTTGCTAATCCCTGGACCAAAGTCACCAGGAAATGATATAGACATTTACTTGCAACCTTTGATCGAGGAGTTGAAGGAGTTGTGGGAGGTTGGGGTGGAAACATATGATGCATCAAAAAATGAAACCTTCCAAATGTATGCAGCTCTTATGTGGACAATTAGTGATTTTCTGGCTTACGCAATGCTATCTGGTTGGAGTACAAAAGGGAAGCTAGCTTGCCCTTGTTGTAACCATGAGACTTGTTCTAACTATCTTAAATATAGTCGCAAGACATGCTATATGGGTCATCGTGCCTTTTTGCCTGAGGATCATCCATGGAGAGCTAATAAGAGATCTTTCAATGAAAAAGTAGAATATAGGCAAGCTCCACCATTATTGTCGGGTACTGAAGCTTTAAGTCAGTTGGAGTATGTGGATAATTCATTTGGGAAGCTAAAACCAAAGAAAGATGGTCCATGGAAGAAGAGGTCAATATTCTTTGATTTACCTTATTGGCAGTATAACACATCACGACACAATTTAGATGTGATGCATATAGAAAAGAACATAGTTGATAGTATTCTTGGAACTCTCTTGGATATTTCTGGCAAGACAAAAGATCACACAAATGCTCGATATGACTTGCAATAA